In the genome of Schistocerca piceifrons isolate TAMUIC-IGC-003096 chromosome X, iqSchPice1.1, whole genome shotgun sequence, one region contains:
- the LOC124721497 gene encoding toll-like receptor Tollo, with protein sequence MQPSPLVFTVLLGTIFGVLSASLSKALRYQAPDECKWVVLDDGEDVALDCRLRTINSELENTNFSVIQPQHTVRLRLECSDVLFFQSSLSTGSFRPLQELRELVIEFCKIGNLSAGAFRGLRQLRNLTLRTHNTDWAAMTLDVDRDAFSSELGLLERLDLAENNMWSLPVGVFCSLHSLEVLNLTRNRLRDVARFQFGLGAASGPGPAERCGGNLRELDLSNNSVDALAASALSGLSRLQTLNLQGNAISFLADRALEGLSSLSVLHLADNRLVSLPPELFADTRDIKEVYLRNNSVNVLAPGLFNDLSQLLVLDLSHNELTAEWVNSATFSGLVRLVILNLSHNRIAKLETAVFRDLYSLQILRLEENVIENIPENTFASLYNLHTLFLSGNRLVSIESYTFNGLYVLSLLSLDNNLISNIHPAALKNSSSLQDLHLNGNSLVAVPSVLLDVPMLRTLDLGENHISEIANSSFSDMQHLYGLRLTDNNIGNITKGTFDRMSALKILNLSRNKIYGIESGAFDNNKNLQAVRLDGNYLTNIDGLFNKLERLIWLNISDNKLEWFDYALIPTGLQWLDIHANQITELGNYLEIESQLHLSTFDASSNKLTEVTGSSIPDSVELLYLNDNLITKVQSYTFFKKPNLTRVDLFGNKITNLNPNSLRISTVPNSRPLPEFYISGNPYLCDCTMDWLQRINVDNRGTRNQPRVMDLHSIHCKLLYSRGRTYMPLTEASPKQFLCKYEFHCFALCHCCDFDACDCKMTCPTNCTCYHDQSWTANAVNCASSGYDGQLPEQIPMDATQLYLDGNDFRSLGSHAFIGRKRLKILFLNASGVEIIHNRTFNGLKELELLHLEDNRLRELRGYEFDGLESLKELYLHRNFITSIHNSTFSPLRQLKVLKLDNNRISHYAVWTLPASLTELTLSNNSWQCDCDYAESFKDYLLKTETLVSDASRVQCFRRSGAANDTQDFSDDADYIGFAPDSDGYYILSNSSLPCFGAVDTNETTAANITATKTVIQKQAIQDYIPQLVAALCVLLVLVLTVLLIFIFRQEMRVWFHSRFGIRLFYRHSDIDHEDRDKLFDAFVSYSSKDEAFVAEELAPILEHGDPPYKLCLHYRDFPVGAYIGETIVQAVESSRRTIMVLSDNFIRSEWCRFEFKSAHHQVLRDRRRRLIVVLLGEVPQKDLDPDIRLYLKTNTYLQWGDKLFWEKLRFALPDVPNNQRRRTTSVPLQPQPSTRGTNNHVHAMHRHNNQAPPNNANARSVAIHI encoded by the coding sequence ATGCAGCCCAGCCCGCTCGTCTTCACCGTGCTGCTCGGCACCATCTTCGGGGTGCTGTCGGCGTCGCTGAGCAAGGCGCTGCGCTACCAGGCGCCCGACGAGTGCAAGTGGGTGGTGCTGGACGACGGCGAGGATGTGGCGCTCGACTGCCGACTGCGCACCATCAACAGCGAGCTCGAGAACACCAACTTCAGCGTGATCCAGCCGCAGCACACGGTGCGCCTGCGCCTCGAGTGCTCCGACGTGCTCTTCTTCCAGAGCTCGCTCAGCACGGGCAGCTTCCGGCCGCTGCAGGAGCTGCGCGAGCTCGTCATCGAGTTCTGCAAGATCGGCAACCTGTCGGCGGGCGCCTTCCGCGGCCTACGCCAGCTGCGCAACCTGACGCTGCGCACGCACAACACCGACTGGGCCGCGATGACGCTCGACGTCGACCGCGACGCCTTCAGCTCGGAACTGGGCCTGCTCGAGCGCCTCGACCTGGCCGAGAACAACATGTGGAGCCTGCCCGTCGGCGTCTTCTGTTCGCTGCACAGCCTCGAGGTGCTCAACCTGACGCGCAACAGGCTGCGCGACGTCGCGAGGTTCCAGTTCGGTCTGGGCGCCGCCTCCGGGCCCGGACCGGCCGAGCGCTGCGGCGGAAACCTGCGGGAGCTCGACTTGTCCAACAACAGCGTGGACGCCCTGGCCGCGTCCGCGCTCTCCGGCCTGTCGCGCCTGCAGACGCTCAACCTGCAGGGAAACGCCATCTCTTTCCTGGCCGACCGCGCTCTCGAGGGCCTGTCTTCGCTGTCGGTGCTGCACCTCGCCGACAACCGGCTCGTCAGTCTGCCGCCGGAGCTGTTCGCCGACACGCGAGACATCAAGGAGGTGTACCTACGCAACAACTCCGTCAACGTGCTCGCTCCCGGGCTCTTCAACGACCTGTCGCAGCTGCTGGTCCTCGACCTGTCGCACAACGAGCTCACCGCCGAATGGGTCAATTCTGCCACGTTCTCCGGCCTGGTACGCCTCGTCATTCTCAACCTCTCCCACAACCGCATCGCCAAGCTAGAGACCGCCGTGTTCCGTGATCTCTACTCACTGCAAATCCTCAGACTGGAAGAAAATGTTATCGAAAACATCCCTGAAAATACCTTCGCGTCGCTGTACAACCTCCATACGTTATTTCTATCTGGAAACAGACTCGTCAGTATCGAAAGCTACACTTTCAACGGCCTGTACGTCCTCAGCTTGTTATCCCTCGACAATAATTTGATCAGCAACATCCACCCGGCAGCTCTGAAGAACAGCTCCAGCCTACAGGACTTACATCTCAACGGGAATAGTCTTGTTGCAGTGCCCTCAGTGTTGTTAGACGTTCCTATGCTCAGGACTCTCGACCTCGGCGAAAATCACATATCGGAGATAGCAAATTCGAGTTTCAGTGATATGCAGCACCTGTACGGCCTGCGTTTGACGGACAATAACATCGGAAACATAACTAAGGGCACTTTCGACAGAATGTCGGCGCTCAAAATACTGAATCTGTCGAGGAACAAAATTTATGGTATCGAATCCGGTGCTTTTGACAACAACAAGAATCTGCAGGCTGTTAGACTCGATGGAAACTATTTGACAAACATAGACGGTCTTTTCAACAAGTTGGAACGCCTCATCTGGTTAAATATTTCGGACAATAAGCTGGAATGGTTCGATTATGCTCTGATTCCCACCGGACTCCAGTGGCTCGACATTCACGCTAATCAGATAACCGAACTCGGCAACTATCTCGAAATTGAAAGTCAACTTCATCTTAGCACTTTTGACGCGAGTTCAAATAAATTGACAGAAGTAACCGGCAGTTCTATTCCTGACAGTGTGGAACTTCTTTATCTGAATGACAATTTGATAACCAAAGTTCAGTCCTACACGTTCTTCAAAAAGCCTAACTTGACACGCGTCGACCTCTTCGGCAACAAAATTACCAACCTCAATCCGAACTCACTTCGTATTTCGACGGTGCCGAATTCTCGTCCGCTACCAGAGTTCTACATTAGTGGGAATCCGTATCTGTGTGACTGCACAATGGACTGGCTGCAAAGAATAAATGTGGATAACCGTGGCACACGTAACCAGCCTCGTGTGATGGATCTACACAGTATTCACTGTAAGCTTCTCTACAGCCGTGGCCGGACGTACATGCCGCTAACGGAAGCCTCTCCAAAGCAGTTTCTCTGCAAATATGAGTTCCACTGTTTCGCCCTTTGCCACTGCTGCGATTTCGACGCCTGCGACTGCAAAATGACGTGTCCGACTAATTGCACCTGTTATCACGATCAGTCCTGGACAGCGAATGCCGTTAACTGTGCTAGCTCCGGCTACGATGGACAGCTTCCTGAACAAATACCGATGGATGCCACGCAGCTCTACTTGGACGGCAACGATTTCAGGAGCCTTGGAAGTCACGCCTTCATTGGACGTAAGAGACTGAAGATTCTGTTCCTGAATGCTTCCGGTGTCGAAATTATCCATAATCGGACATTCAACGGTTTGAAAGAGTTGGAGTTACTTCACCTAGAAGATAACAGACTGCGCGAGCTCAGAGGGTACGAATTTGATGGCCTGGAGAGCCTGAAAGAGTTGTATCTCCACCGGAACTTTATAACTTCGATCCATAACAGCACGTTCTCACCATTGCGGCAGTTGAAAGTTCTGAAATTAGACAACAACCGGATAAGCCACTACGCGGTGTGGACGCTGCCCGCTTCCCTGACAGAACTCACGCTATCTAACAACAGCTGGCAGTGTGACTGTGATTACGCGGAGAGCTTCAAGGACTATCTTCTCAAGACTGAGACGCTAGTGTCGGACGCGAGCAGGGTGCAGTGCTTCCGGCGATCTGGTGCTGCCAATGACACGCAAGATTTCTCCGACGACGCCGACTACATCGGATTTGCGCCAGACTCCGACGGCTACTACATCCTCAGCAACAGCTCGCTGCCTTGTTTCGGTGCGGTGGACACTAACGAGACGACAGCCGCCAATATTACGGCAACGAAAACTGTTATTCAGAAGCAGGCCATCCAGGACTATATTCCGCAACTGGTGGCCGCTCTGTGCGTTCTGTTAGTGCTGGTACTGACTGTGTTACTCATCTTCATTTTCCGCCAAGAGATGCGCGTGTGGTTCCACTCTCGGTTCGGCATCCGACTCTTCTATAGGCATTCCGATATCGACCACGAGGACCGCGACAAACTGTTCGACGCCTTCGTCAGTTACAGCTCGAAGGACGAGGCATTCGTCGCTGAGGAACTCGCGCCTATCCTGGAGCACGGAGACCCGCCGTATAAGTTGTGCTTGCACTACAGAGACTTCCCTGTGGGCGCGTACATCGGGGAGACGATAGTGCAGGCAGTCGAATCGTCGCGGCGCACCATCATGGTGCTGTCGGACAACTTCATCCGGTCGGAGTGGTGCCGTTTCGAGTTCAAGTCGGCGCACCACCAAGTGCTGCGCGACAGGCGCCGCCGGCTGATAGTGGTGCTGCTGGGGGAGGTCCCTCAGAAGGACCTCGACCCCGACATTCGTCTCTACCTCAAGACGAACACGTACTTGCAGTGGGGTGACAAGCTCTTCTGGGAGAAGCTGCGCTTCGCGCTGCCTGACGTTCCTAACAACCAGCGGCGGAGGACGACGTCGGTGCCTCTGCAGCCGCAGCCGTCGACGCGCGGCACCAACAACCACGTGCACGCCATGCACCGGCACAACAACCAGGCGCCGCCCAACAACGCCAACGCCCGCTCCGTCGCCATACACATCTGA